A window of Pelagicoccus enzymogenes genomic DNA:
CAACCGCCCCCGCATCACGCCACCCTCGGACAACATCACGTCTTGGTTCGATCCGTGGGATCCGGCCTCCGAACCGAAGTTCACCTTCGATCCGGGCAACACCCCCTACGGCAACCGAAATCGCTCCGAGGCCGAGCCGATGGGAGGCGCCCTGCGCAACCCAGTGGTCATCTACCCGGACGAAACGTCACCCATTCCCGCTGACCCAGCAGCTACCGCCGGCCAAAACATCATCGGACGCCAGTTCGTGCTCTCCAACTGGACCTTCCCCAGCGGCACCCGCACCACCGCCGTACACACCGGCATCACACGGGTAAGCAACGCTCTCCGTCAAGCCGGCGACCCGGATTGGGGCTTCTACCAGCAGCCCAGCCTGACCGACACCAGCATCTTCGACTTCCGCAACAACCTCATCGACGGTCCCAACAAGTACGAGGACTCCGAGTTCGAAGCGTGGAACCTCACCCTCGAGCAGCTCTTCCTCGACAACAAGGCGGGCATCGAGCTCACCTTCGACCAGCAGGAGATGAGCAACGCAAACGGCTCGCTGCTAGGCGACGAGCGTAACGCCACCATCGCAATCGACAACGCTCTGACCATGATCGACGGCACGCCCAATGCCAACTTCGGCCGTCCCTACGTCGTCAATGTACCCAAAATGTACTACGACGAAGCGGAACGCAGCGCCTGGCGGGCCACCGCATTCTACGATCTGGACCTGCGCGAGAAAACCAACAACGACCTGCTTGGCCGTCTGCTCGGCCGTCACGTCCTCACCGGGGTGCTCAGCGAGCAGACCCGCGAAGCTCAGTCTCGCTACGGAGCCACCACCTACGCCGGTTCAGAGTTCACGCACGGAGCCAGCTCCAGCATCAGCAATGGCCAAGGCCCCCGCTTCGGAGCGATCCACTATCTGGGCGGCAGCCTAGCCGACATGGATTCCCCAGCCGGCGCCAACATCCCGCGCCTCTACACCGAACGCAGCCTATCGGCCTTTAACCTGACCGGCAACGACGCCGTCTTTTTCCTCAAGGAACAAGGCGCCAGCGCTGAGGCGGAAGTCATCCCGCTGAACGTTTTCAACAACGACCGCCAGCTGACCATCGCTCCGGAAGACGCCGACTTCGGCCGCTCGGAAGTCGAATCGATCGCCCTCGTCTCCCAAAGCTACTTCTGGGACGACCTGCTGGTGGCCACCCTCGGCTGGAGAGAAGACGAGCTGACCACATACGACGCCGGTCCAGCCCCGCTGCACCCGCAAGGTTCGCGCATCGTCGATCCGGACGTCTACACCCTGCCAACAGAATCGACCTTCAATGACAAGAGCGACACCTTCTCCTGGGGCGTGGCCTTCCACCTCCCGGACAGCGTAACCGAGAAGGTAAGCTGGATCGATCGCATCAGCCTGTACTACAACGATTCGTCCAACTTCCAGCCGACCACCTCCCGCTTCAACGTCTATGGTGAGCGCATCTCCTCCCCACAGGGCAAGAACACGGACAAGAGCATCGGTCTCTCGATGTTCGAAAACAAGCTCCACATCCGGGCCACATGGTACGAGACCGATCAGGTCAACGTGAGCGAAGGCACCATCTCCACCCAGATCCGCGAGATCGTGAACCGCCAGTACGTGCGCCTCATCGAGACCACTCGCTTCGGCCTCAATCCAGATCCGAACGGCGACGGCATCCCCTTCGAGTCGGGCTACATCGCGCCGCCGCAGTTCTTGTTGGACACCTTCAACGTGATTCGCCTCCCAGACGGCACCGCGACCTTCAGCGACCCGGGCAACGTCGTCGGCGTCACCGAGTCTAGCTCCTCCGGCTTCGAGCTCGAGACGGTCTACAACCCGAACCAACGCCTGAGCCTCGTCCTCAACGTCGCCAAACAGGAAGCCATCCGCGACAACAGCGGCGCCGCCCTGCGCAAGTTCTTCTTCGAAGACGCAGTCGGATCCAACGGCGAAAGCCTCTACGACAACTGGACCGGTCCTGTCGGCCAGGGACTCGTCATCACACAAGGCGGAGTCACCCTCGCCCAGCAAGCAGAGTCTATCGCCAACGAGATTCGCTCAGTGGTCGCCCAAGACGGAGCGATCCGCCAGGAGCTGCGCGAGTGGCGGGCCAATGCGGTGGCCAACTACCGTCTCAACGACACGTGGAACGTCGGCGGAGCCTACCGCTGGCAGTCCGAGTCAGCGATCGGCTACCCGATCACCGAAGCTCCCAACGGCGATCGCATTATCGACGTTGCCAACCCGTTCTTCGGACCGAACGAGTCAAACCTCGACGTCTGGGTTGGTTACCAACGCCCGATCATGAACGACAAGGTCAACTGGAAGATCCAGTTCAACATCCGCAATCTGCTGGACGAGGACGACCTCGTACCGACCATTGCCCAACCGGATGGAACCCACGCCATCTATCGCATTCCTGAAGAGCGTCGCTGGGAACTCTCCTCCAGCTTTACCTTCTAAACGAAGCTAAGCCTGGAAGGCCGCTTCACAAGCGAGGCCCTTAAAAATCAACGCCACTTGCGCTCGAAAGCGCAAGTGGCGTTTTTGTATCCGAACGAAGAGAGATTTCTAGAGCGTTTTCCGTTTATCCTGTCGCACTACTCATCACCACAAGTTCCTGTGGAAGCGTGCTTGTCACGCGATTTACCGCGTCAAATCATACGAAAAACGCTCTAGGCTATTCGGGGCAATCCACAGCCTGAGCGTTGCGCACTTCATTCGCCTCTCGGGCGGACTCGTATTTGATGCCAGACATCCGTACATCAGCGACGGGCAAACGTTCGTCGCCAAGGATCCGATACACGTATCCCACCTCTCCGACCCGAATATTCTCAACCCGCACAGACTCGATGCGAGTCATACGCTTTTCATAGGTAGGCACCAGATCGCGCCACTGGAAGAGCACATCCGTATCGATTCCTAGGATACCCTTTCTAAGATCTCCAGCTTCGATATCCCGCATCCACACGTTGCGCACCCACCCGCCACGACGCTCGTTGGTCTTGATATAAAGGAGATGCCCGACCTCGCCGATCGACTTGTCGAGACGGCAATTCTCCACCAGCACATTCTCCACTCCCGCCGACAGCTCCGTGCCCACCGCCAAGAGCTGATGGGCATTCTTCACCTCGCAATTGCGGATCACCACATTGCGAGTCGGCACCCCGATCCGCCAAGCGTCCCGATTTCGCCCTGACTTGATGGCAATCGCGTCATCACCCTGGTCGAACACGCAATCCTCGATCAATAGGTTCTGGCACATCTCCGGATCAACGCCGTCGTTGTTGTGCCCGTGGGCTTTCACGGAAACCCTGCGGATCACCACGTCTTCGCAAAGAAACGGATGCAGCACCCAAAACGGGCTGTTCACGATGGATACGCCTTCGATCAGTACATGCCGACAGCGGTTAAACTGCACGAACTGCGGACGGAGATTGGCATCGCCCTCCGTCATGTCGCGCATATCAAGCGGCCAGTCTTTCGAGCCCATCTCGTAAAGCCGCTTCAAGCCCTCCATGTGAGCTGGCGGCCGGGCGAACCACTCTTCCCAAACCTCCATCTCCGCCACCAGAGTCCCCTCGCCACTGATCGCAACGTTCTCGCACTCGTATCCATAAATCAACGGCGCATAGTTGAGACACTCGAAACCTTCCCAGCTCGAAGAAACCGCCGGCAGGTAGTCCTCTGGGGCTCCCGAAAACGAAAGCCGTGCCCCACGCTCCAGGTGCAAATTGACGTTGCTCTTGAATCGAATGCCCGAGCAAAGCCATTTGCCCTCGGGAACGACCACCACGCCACCTCCAGCGGCACTGGCGTTCGCAATGGCAAGCGCCAAAGCGTGTGTCGTTGCGGCACGATCCTCCGGCAAAGCGCCAAATTCCACGATCGATCGCCTCGGGCACTTCTTGAAATCCGCAATCCGGATACACGGCATTTCAAAAGGAGCCTCCACCTCTACCCTCTCGTAACCAAGACTATTCTCTTTTTCGTTCAGCATATTAAATTGTGGAAAGTGGCTTCGTGCCACGATTTTTCGTATCCTTGTATCTACAAAAAAGTGGCCACGCCGTCTTTCGGCGCAGCCACTGATGAATCAATTGCCTAAATTCTTAGGACCCTAGAAGATGAACGAGTTAGTGAGCGACCAAGTGAGGCCGTCTGTTGGACGCCACTTGTAGTCTTGCCACTCGAATGTCGATGGGTCCGTACCAATGCTGCGCTTTTCGATGACGTAAGGATCGTCGTCGTCGAAGACGTTCTTCACGTTGAACTGTACGCGCCAATCAACTTTGTCGTTGATCGGACGTCCGTAAGTCGCGAAGAAGTCGACGGTGGTACGCTCTTCTCCCTTGGCAGCACGGGAGACGTCGAAGTTGCCATCAGCATCCTCGAAGTAACCGATGATGGGAGCGCTTGCCCAGCTGAAGCTGGAGCCGACAGATGCGCCCTTCAAGGCAGAGTCGCCCTGGAAGCTGTACTTAACCACACCGTTCATACGATACTCGGAGGACGGGAAGTTCTGGTTGCCCTGCAAGGCAACAATCTTTGCAGCCTCGTAGTCAGCTGTGTTCAGGTAGCTTCCCAAAGTCGTCGAACCGCTTTCAGTCGTCAGGTTCGCGTAGTCTGGATTTGCATACACGGAGCGACGTCCTGCGAAGTAGTCTAGCATGTCTGTACCTGCTTCGTTGATAATCGTCTCGTTTTGGCGACCGGAAAGGCGGAAAGTCCAACCATTGCCGAAGCGACCATTAACGATGAGTTCGACACCTTCCGCCACCTCGTCGGAGCGAGAGTGAGAGCCTCCCCCTTCGAGCAGGTCTTCGGTCGAGCCAGTCACATCTGGATTGCTGTAGAGGATCGTTTCGATCGCCTTCAGGTCCTGAATGAAGGCAGAGAACTGACGCGTCTGTTGTGCCACTGTCTCGTATGCATTGAGCGAGATATTCAAGCGATCTTCCCAAAGGTTGAAGCGCACTCCGTACTCATCAGTTACCCCGTCGGTCGCGCCGAGAAGCTCACCGTAGATGTCTTCACTCTCCGAAGGCAAACCAATGCTATTGGCCTTGCTGTAGGAGAAGCTGATCCAATCGGTAGCGTGGAAGACGACGCCATGGTTGCGAGAGATACCAGAGTTGAAACCGGTGCTCTGCTCTGGAAGCGCGGCATTGCGGAAAGAGATGTCACCAGCGGGCGTTCCTTCTACATAACCGAACTCAGGAACAACGATGGTGTAGGGATTGCTACGATCTCCCGTCACTGCCTGGGCCAGCCACTCTTCACGGGACTCGTCACGATAGCCGATAGAGGTTACGATGCGATCGTTCCAGAAACGGCTCTGCAAGACGTACAGCTTTGTATCCAACTTGTAAGTCTGGTTCTTGTTGGCCCATCCGTCAGTCTTGGTCCACTCGAAAGTGTAACCGTCGATGTTCATCGTCTCCTTATCCCAGTAGCTGTCTCTCCAATCCGAGGAGTAGTACTCGCCAGCGCTCGGGTCGAAGTATTCCTTGAAGAGCGGACGCAAGCTGCTAGCTGCGAAGTTCGAAGTCGTGATCGGACCATCAGGAGTGCCGGTGGTCACCATACGCCATTGGTCCCAAACTTCGTTCTTTTCATTTTCTTCGACCATCGCCGCCAAACGGTGCGTGCCGAAAATGTCACTACGCTCACCGAAGTCGAAGTCATAGGATAGCGACAGACGATAGTCTTCGATATCCCAGTAGCGACGCAGTTGCATTGGACGCGAAGTCGCAGTGTAGTACTCGCCGAAGTGCTCACCGGCTTCCGGCTCGATGCGGAGAGCGGTGTTTACGGAGTGAGTTGAGAGCTTTTGCTGCTCAGCCTTACCGTAAGAGAAGTCCAAATACAGATCCTCAGTCAGCTTCTGCTGAAGATTAAACTCCGTCACATTGAAGCGAGTATCGGACAGCGTATTCGTACCTGCAGGCTGGTAGTTAAGTGGGTAACCAGCATCGATCAGGTTCTGCGGATTGTCGACAGACAGACCGTTTTCCGTGGCTCGCTCGGCCAGCAGCCAGCGAGAACGAGTGGCCGACTCGCGGTCACTCACGATGTAGGCAGTACCGATGATTCTCAAATCGTAGTCCCGTCGATCAACCGCTGTATCCGAACCTGCAAGCAAAATTGCGTTGCCTTGCGATATACCATTCGGGTTACGGGGATCGTCTTCTGCAATATAGAAGTCGACGACCTCTGGACTTCCCGCATCGAGGAAAGTAGAGTATTGGTCAGCGCTGAACACCTTCCTTGGATACGCACGGTCTACATTATTATACTCGTGGCTCAAAGTGAGCGTGGTCTTTTCCGTCGGCTTCCAACGCAAGGAAGCATGCAAGGCATCCGACACCGTGTAGCCTGGCTTGTGGAAGTACTCCCAATCCTGGCTCAATGCGTTTACGCGAAGGGCAAGCTTGTCTTCGATGAGAACCTTGTTGATGTCAGCGGTCGCGCGCTGTCCACCTTCGCTGCCGATTTTATAAGAAACCTTATTTTCGTCCGTGAAGAAAGGTACTTTGGTGGAGTAGTTGTAGGATCCACCTGGATCGCCGAGACCGAAGAGAACCGCGTTCGGACCCTTGGAAAAGTCTACGCTCTGTGCGTTGTAGGCTTCTACCGAAGTCTCCAAGTTCATGAAGTTGCGAGTCGCCGTGCCTACCTTGAATCCGCGGATCGTCAGGTAGTTGAAATTCCATGCTTCGCGCTCTTCACCGTTACCGTTCGCGAAACCAACTTCCGCCGGCTCCACATTGTTGGCGATGGCTGCCATGTCCTGCACGTCGGTAATCGCCAAGTCCTCCATGAGATCCTTAGTGATAACATCGACCGAGTTGGCGATGTCCTTCATGCCGGTAGACGTACGACCACCCAGCAAAGAGCTGGTGGCACGGTAACCTTGTTCTTCGCCGGCTGAAACTTCGAAAGGACTGAGCTCAAAGACCTCGTCGTCCATTTCTTCCATGGATTGAGCAAGTCCACCGCTTGCGCCCACCATGGCCAGGCAAGCCGCAACGCCAAAGGTCGGCCGCCAATTCGGTTTTGTATCTATTTTTCTCATAGGGATAGAAGGGTATTCAGTTTTGTAGGTTTGAAAGGGGGCTCCCCCATTAGATTTTGAGCCACCTTGGTATGATCGACTACTAAGCAAGAGACGGTTCCAACCAGCAACCGCCCTAGCTATGACTAAACAACCATCGTAAACATATTCATAAACAGCTTGGCCGCTTTGATAAAGCCGGCCAAGCGGAGTTCCCAAACCCTATTACTGAGACGTCTCCCAGAGCTTCTTCCAAGCTTCGAAATCCGCTAGCTCGACTTCCCCGGTCCAGCCGAAGCCACTGCGAAAACGAAACTCTCCGTTCTCGTCCGTCTTGCCGACTATTAGCTCTTGTCCCGCGTCCGCCGAGGCAAACGCGGTGAAACTCTCTTTGTCCACGAGCTGTACCGCCGTGCCAAGCGCCCCCCCATGGAACGCATCCCAAATACCGACAGACGCATTTTCCTCATCCGTCCAAATCTCCGGCTTTTCCGACTGGGCAACCAAACCGACCGCCACCGGCAAGTCCTTTACGAGGTTCCAGGTTCCCGTATAATAGAACCGCGAAACCGCTTCGTAGTAACGATCGCCCAAGTGCAACGTGATCGTCTTCTTTTCCGTAACCTTACCGTACTCGGTTTCCGGATACTCGTACTCAACCGTGATAGATGCCGTATCCCTCGCGCTCCAATTGACGAAGCCCCGATCGTAGACGTTGGCTTGCAACAGCGATCCGTTCACCCAGAGCCCGGTGCCGCCCGCGCCGACCGTGGGGCCGACCTTGTATCCATCGAATCCCTCTCCCGTATCCTGATGATAGCTCTTTCCATGCTTGAGATCGCCTTCGTACCACTTGTTGATAATCGGGTAGTCCACCTTCTTCGTCCAAGCATCCACACCGCTCCGCTCCTGGGAATCGCGCAAGGCAGGCCCATAGACGCGGAAAGCGACCACGTCGTTCTCAAACGCAATATCGTCCTTGCGCTCGGGCACCAAGCGGGCAAACCCACGTGGCTTGCCTTCATCCTTGGCGAGCAGCGCCTCCGCCTTGCCCAGTAGTTCTCCGCTCAAGGCTTGCTCGGACTCGCCGAGCACGCGCAGGTATTCAGCCCCGGCCAACAAAACCGCGCCCACGCCATAGTCTTCCGTTTCCTTAGCCGTCAGAGTATCGGGAGCGGAACCGATCCGTTGCACGTATCCCACGCGACCGCTTTCCTCCACGCGAGTGAGCAAGCCCTCCCAAGCTGCCTCCAAGCGAGGCAAGTAGGTCTCGCGATCAAGATATCCGTTGTTGATGCCCCAAGCCAAACCGAAGGCAAAAAAGCCGGAGCCGCTGGTTTCGCCCACTGCGATCTGCTCGGGATCACGCAAGGACGGACGCCAGAGTCCGTCCTCTTGCTGCGCCTGCAAAACGCCTTCGGTCATTTCCACAAAGAGCTCTTCCAAGAACGTTCGGTAAGCGTAGGACTCAGGCAAATACTCCAGAGTCAGAGCCAAGCCGCCGTAAACCCAACCGTTGCCCCGACTCCAAAAAATCTTCTTCCCATTTTCCGTGCGACGATCGAGGAAACGCGTGTCGCGGAAAAAGAGTTTCTCCTCTTCGTCGTACAATTCCTCGTAGGTGAAAGTGAACTCTCGCTCCAAAAACTCGAGGTAGCGCTCGTCGCCTGTCGCCGCATGCAAGCGGGCCAGCGTCGGCGGGGCCATGTAGAGGGCGTCGCACCATGTCCAGCGATCACTGACGTCGACATCTGGATACTTCTTCTTGTCGCGGTAGTCGAGTTCCTCCAAGCGAGGTTCCGCAAAGATCTCCTCAAAGCGTTCCACGAACGGATTCAATCGCTCCTTGCGTTCAGAATCCATAAAATAGATATCCAGCCATGCGTGCCCCACTGCGTGGTCATCGGCATGGTAGCGACGCGGGCCCGGCAACCAAACCGATTGCTCTCCGAGTTCCACGACAGTCGCCAAATAGCGCTCGTCGCCCGTCGCATGAGCCGCTCGCAAAAGCCCATCGTAGAGCGGAGCGATCACCCAGTGACGCGTGTCCCGCCCGCTCGGATTGTCCAGTATCCAATCCGCCACGCGACGCACTTCCGCCTCCACAGCTGCCGCCTCATTCTCTTCCGAGCTGGGGCTGCACCCCACTGCAAACAGTGCCGCGACTGCCATAGCCGCCGCTCCTCCAATCGAACGCTTCGCTAGTTTCTCTATCTTCATAATCTTAAACTTTTCTCTTTTCTTACTCTTCGACTTTAATTCTCAAACTCGCGGAATCGCCTCCTCGCATCGACGAGCGAGGCAAATGAAAGACCGCCTCAGCCTGCCTTCCTTCGGCATCTCCAAGGCTCACCACAAGCTCTCCACCGCGTCGCGAAGGATCCGCAGCGGTCAGCACAAACTCGCCTTCGCCATCCTGCGAGACAAGCAGCACGCAGCGCTCGCTCGCCGCAACCCAAGCACCGTCAGCCAGCTCGCAACGCCCCGCTTGGTGAAAAACGAACTGGCGATGCCGGCCTTCCGTATCGGCGACCGCTTGCACTTGCTTCGTATTAGCCAGAACGCGATAGGGAACCGTTTCCACCAACTGCTCTCCCTGCTCTCTCTTCGCCGCGCTAAGCACCGCGTATTCATAATTCCCTGACTGTGGCTTCACCCCATGGGCAAGCGTAAGCGAAAAGACATTACCCTCGACTTCCATTGGGCTTCCGGTCTGACGCAGCTCTCGCCACGATCCTTTTTGAACTTGGCTCCCCGCAGAGAAACGCTGCCCCTCCGGCAAATAATACAGGGCTCCGTCATGCCATACGCCCAGCGGCTCCGACGCCTTGCCCAGCTCGCGTATCCCCTCCAGAACTTCCACTCGAGACGCGCCTTTCCGCAAAAGATAAGCGCTTCCCTCCGCGAAGCGCTGCTCCACGGACGTTTGCAGCGGCTCTTCGCGGTCCGACTCGATTCCCGCGCCGAGCATCACCATGCCCCAGTCGAAAGCGAAATAGCTTTTCAAAGCCTTCACCCCTTCGCGCTGGTAGTCGTACACCGCCGCTCCTCGCCAACCGTCACTAGCGCCACCCACGAAGTCCGTATTCCCTTTGGTCCGTACCACCCTGTGATTGAGTTCCGGTATTGGCTCCTCCGATACAACTCCGGTTACGCCGGGTATACGTCTCCAATCCCAAATGGCTTGAATGTTCTTATACTCCTCGCCGTCCTGTACGAAAAATGTGGAACCATCGGGAAGGTAATAGCTTTTCAGCCCTTGACGGTTTATTGACTCCGTTCCTGTCAGGAATTTCGAATACGCCTTTACCGATGCATAAAACGCTTTCCGCCGATGTACCATAAATTCGGAGCGATAAAAGTAGCGGTTGCCCTCCAAAAGATCAGGCCCCTTTCCTTGCGTAGAAGCAATAAGTCGCTCCAGCTCCCGCTCGCGTCCATCTTCCATCTCCAGCCAAAGCTGGGCCACCGGCGCCAAATAGCCGGAGTCCTTGTCCTCCACCGAAACCATGCGCCCGAGCGCTCCGAAGTCGGCAAAGGTGCCTCGCACCATCCAGCGGTTGCCATCCAAGAGCATTCCGAGAACCAACTCCCGCTTCTCCTCCGAGAACTGGAAGCGACCGCCATGTGCCATGTACATCACCTCCGTCAGATCGGCCACGAATTTGGCTCCGTAACCGTGCGAGTAAAGCTGAGCTCCGTGCTGGTGAAAACTGAAGTCCGCCTGCAAGCCTTCCCCTTCCTCCACTTGCACCGTTTCCGCAATCCGCTGGATCGCTCTCTCCACCAAGGCCGGATTCTCCTCTAACAAGCCGCGGATCATGGTGATCTTGTTGATCCAGATCAGGTTCTGCCCCGTCATGGGACGCTTGGCTCGCCGCATGACATTCAGAACCGATTCCCGGCGTTCACCTTCAAGATCGTCTCTCAGATAGAGCCCAATACGAGCGAACTCCAAAGGATAGCCAATTTCATTGTAGTACCAATTCCGATGCCAAAGATCCTCCGCTATGGTGTAGTCTATACCTCGATACACAGCCTTGAGAATCTTTCTTCGCTTGCCCGCGGACAGACCCATTTTCTCGCGTGCGTAAGCTAGCTTCCGTAAGCGATAGAGATGATACATGCGACTGGTTGCGCTCACCGAGTCGGTATGGCCGTACTCGAACTCTGGCCACCGTCCGTCAGGCAACTGCCTCGCAATCCATTCGTCGATTTCTGACTCGCTGACCTCTTCCTCCTGCAATTCGATGAAGCGGTTCGCCAATCGCTGCAAGTCCTGCCGCGTCTTCTCGTCGATACGCTCCGGCTTGGCTGGATCGGCTTGGTGATTCCGATAACGCTCCGCCATCTCCGCTTGCTGGTCGAGTACTCGGCGCCTGGCTTCAGAGCTGAGCTGGCCGTCCTCTCCCACCATCGCCAAATCACCCCAAAGAATCGGCATCAAGAACGGTCCCGGACCCGAGTCCGCCAGGCGTCGCTCGATGCGAAATCCGATAGACTGCCCATTTCTCAAGCGCCCTCCTCCAAGCTGCTCGAGCGACACGGACAGCTCCCATTGGTAGCTCGTAGCGGTCCGCTTGCCCGCCACATCAATCACCTCTATCGTTTCAACCGATGCCGCTCCAGTTCGTATCAATGAAACAGATACTTGTTCGTCTTCATCCGGAGCCCCTACCAAAAAGTGGAAGTCGTCAGCCTCGTAGCTAAAGTCGCTGTCGTTGCCCAGGTCGATGCCGAAATTGAAAAAGTCATTGGCATGGGCCTGCCAAAAATCGACGCCGCCCTCCGCTCGGGCCCTCAGGTAAAGCTCCGCCCCTTGCCAGGCAGCTTGGAAGTGAAAACCGCCTTCTTCCGTCGGCGATCCTGCAAGCTGTTCCCAATCGGAAAAGTCTCCATCGATCGCGATGGCACTCTCCGCAGCCACCCACAACTCCCTCGTATTCTCAGCTGCTGCAAGCGTTCCCGCCAAAGCCGAGCCGACCGCGACAAGCATCCCTCTTTGCAAAATCCCCATATCCCTATCGCTCTATCGGAAAGTATCCCGGCAAGGGCTTTCCCGACTCGATGGCGCCCATGTCCGGGCCATTCCCAAAGTAATCGTCGTTAAAGTTCGGCAGCCGAGCTCCTGCATCGTAGCCGGGGCTTTCTTCCGCCAGCGGCATTGCCCAGATGGCTCCTTCACGTAATGACGCGGCAAATACAGGAACTCCATGGATCCCCTCGCTCTCGCTCGACGGATGGGCCTGTACCCGCCCGTTGTAGAGGTCGTAGTTGAAGTCGTTCAACTCGGTGGATTGCCCGTCGTAAACTGCGTGGCCATTGTCGTGCCGCAACCACAAGATGTTGTTCCGGCTCTGAACGTTGACCTGCACCTTTCGCTGCGTGCTGAACTTCAAACCGGCCTGA
This region includes:
- a CDS encoding polysaccharide lyase family 8 super-sandwich domain-containing protein, with amino-acid sequence MGILQRGMLVAVGSALAGTLAAAENTRELWVAAESAIAIDGDFSDWEQLAGSPTEEGGFHFQAAWQGAELYLRARAEGGVDFWQAHANDFFNFGIDLGNDSDFSYEADDFHFLVGAPDEDEQVSVSLIRTGAASVETIEVIDVAGKRTATSYQWELSVSLEQLGGGRLRNGQSIGFRIERRLADSGPGPFLMPILWGDLAMVGEDGQLSSEARRRVLDQQAEMAERYRNHQADPAKPERIDEKTRQDLQRLANRFIELQEEEVSESEIDEWIARQLPDGRWPEFEYGHTDSVSATSRMYHLYRLRKLAYAREKMGLSAGKRRKILKAVYRGIDYTIAEDLWHRNWYYNEIGYPLEFARIGLYLRDDLEGERRESVLNVMRRAKRPMTGQNLIWINKITMIRGLLEENPALVERAIQRIAETVQVEEGEGLQADFSFHQHGAQLYSHGYGAKFVADLTEVMYMAHGGRFQFSEEKRELVLGMLLDGNRWMVRGTFADFGALGRMVSVEDKDSGYLAPVAQLWLEMEDGRERELERLIASTQGKGPDLLEGNRYFYRSEFMVHRRKAFYASVKAYSKFLTGTESINRQGLKSYYLPDGSTFFVQDGEEYKNIQAIWDWRRIPGVTGVVSEEPIPELNHRVVRTKGNTDFVGGASDGWRGAAVYDYQREGVKALKSYFAFDWGMVMLGAGIESDREEPLQTSVEQRFAEGSAYLLRKGASRVEVLEGIRELGKASEPLGVWHDGALYYLPEGQRFSAGSQVQKGSWRELRQTGSPMEVEGNVFSLTLAHGVKPQSGNYEYAVLSAAKREQGEQLVETVPYRVLANTKQVQAVADTEGRHRQFVFHQAGRCELADGAWVAASERCVLLVSQDGEGEFVLTAADPSRRGGELVVSLGDAEGRQAEAVFHLPRSSMRGGDSASLRIKVEE